TCATCCACATAACGAATAGACTCGAGAATTACCTTACGATCCTCATAACTATGATAAGCCTTCTTGTTCTTTATGGCATTAAATTCGTCTGTTGATAAGACAACAATAAGATAATCCCCCAGCTCTTTTGCTCTTCTTAATAAATTAATATGGCCTACATGTAAAAGATCATAGGTTCCGTAAGTAATAACCTTCTTCATTGCTCTTTCATTCTCTCCTGTAAAGAGAATTTCCCTCCTTCTTTTTCATTATGGTTTTTTGTGCAGTTGCACAACTGCCCTAATCTATTTTTCTTCTTCCGTTTCATTCTTTGTAACTATCTTATCTTTATCCTCTGCTGCTGTATCAGTTTTAGCTTCAGTATTTGTAGCATTCTCCTCTGTGGCAGGCTTCTTCTTTTTCTTTTTCTTCTTTTTGGGTTTACTAGAAGCCTTTTCTGCCCCTATAAACTTTTGGGAAGTTGTAAAATAAAATGCCGTAATATATAGAAAACTCATGGTAATCCATTGTAAAATGTTTAATAACCAAAGAAAAACATTAGCAAAGGAGTACCATG
This genomic interval from Herbinix luporum contains the following:
- the tagD gene encoding glycerol-3-phosphate cytidylyltransferase — encoded protein: MKKVITYGTYDLLHVGHINLLRRAKELGDYLIVVLSTDEFNAIKNKKAYHSYEDRKVILESIRYVDEVLPEYNWEQKIQDVIDNDVDIFVMGDDWKGKFDFLKDYCEVIYLPRTEGISTTKIKEDLNNKKM